The following are encoded in a window of Ricinus communis isolate WT05 ecotype wild-type chromosome 4, ASM1957865v1, whole genome shotgun sequence genomic DNA:
- the LOC8277092 gene encoding LOW QUALITY PROTEIN: heavy metal-associated isoprenylated plant protein 39 (The sequence of the model RefSeq protein was modified relative to this genomic sequence to represent the inferred CDS: inserted 2 bases in 1 codon), with translation MKKVVLKLELHDGDDRQKITRTVSGLPGVESISVDTKDNKLTVTGDVDPVPMVTKLRKRCYTEXKEAEKKKEEPKKVDPNKKQEEKNNKDAKKSNS, from the exons ATGAAG AAAGTAGTGTTGAAGTTGGAATTACATGATGGTGATGATAGGCAAAAGATCACGAGGACAGTTTCTGGTCTTCCAG GGGTTGAATCAATCTCCGTGGACACAAAAGACAATAAATTGACAGTAACAGGAGATGTTGATCCAGTGCCGATGGtaacaaaattaagaaagaggTGTTACACAGA AAAAGAAgcagaaaagaagaaggaagaaccAAAGAAAGTGGATCCTAATAAGAAGCAAGAAGAGAAGAATAATAAAGATGCAAAGAAATCCAACTCCTAG